One genomic region from Leifsonia poae encodes:
- a CDS encoding MFS transporter, which translates to MGSRKEPTGTRPFGARFTFPLLLGSTLNPINSSMIATGLVGIAADFHTGPGQTATLVSVLYLCSAVMQPTMGKLSTLFGPRRVFLIGIGILFLGGLTGAAAPAFGFLLVSRALIGIGTSAAYPTAMALVRRRADGLGTGIPSRVLGNFSIASQVATVFGLPIGGVLAGAFGWRALFLVNIPLAIIVFAFAARGIARDPIPATDRGNVLKAIDLPGIALFAAGIVALLLFLSDLTDPAWWVLIVAALLLTTLLLWERRVDRPLIDVRMLARNSPLQRTYLRQTLVGLGIYTTLYGASQWMEQGAGLSPFTVGLILLPLSAASIVLARINSNKGWIRYPLIAGAGTLVLTGAAILLLHSGSNVLVIGLVGTTLLLGVTNGFSGFANQATLYLQAPAEDIAVAAGLYRTFAYVGAIFSASLIGIVFGPRITDDGFHRLGWVIIGIGVVSLLLTVLDRRIPVLAHPDEPAP; encoded by the coding sequence ATGGGAAGCAGAAAAGAGCCGACCGGCACCCGGCCGTTCGGAGCGCGCTTCACGTTCCCCCTGCTCCTGGGATCGACCCTCAACCCCATCAACAGCTCGATGATCGCGACCGGTCTCGTCGGCATCGCCGCCGACTTCCACACCGGACCGGGCCAGACAGCGACCCTGGTCTCGGTGCTCTACCTGTGCAGTGCGGTCATGCAGCCCACCATGGGCAAACTGTCGACCCTGTTCGGCCCCCGCCGCGTCTTCCTGATCGGCATCGGCATCCTGTTCCTGGGAGGGCTGACCGGAGCGGCCGCCCCGGCCTTCGGGTTCCTGCTGGTCTCGCGCGCGCTGATCGGCATCGGAACGTCAGCGGCGTACCCCACGGCGATGGCACTCGTCCGCCGGCGAGCCGATGGGCTCGGCACCGGAATCCCCTCCCGCGTACTGGGGAACTTCTCGATCGCCTCCCAGGTCGCCACCGTGTTCGGCCTGCCCATCGGCGGCGTGCTGGCGGGAGCATTCGGGTGGCGCGCCCTGTTCCTCGTCAACATTCCCCTCGCGATCATCGTGTTCGCCTTCGCCGCTCGCGGCATCGCCCGCGATCCGATTCCCGCGACCGACCGAGGGAACGTACTCAAGGCGATCGATCTGCCGGGAATCGCGTTGTTCGCCGCGGGCATCGTGGCCCTGCTGCTGTTCCTCTCCGACCTGACCGACCCGGCCTGGTGGGTGCTGATCGTGGCCGCCCTGCTCCTCACGACCCTCCTGCTCTGGGAGCGCCGGGTCGACCGCCCCCTCATCGACGTGCGGATGCTCGCCCGCAACAGCCCCCTGCAACGCACCTACCTGCGGCAGACCCTCGTCGGGCTGGGCATCTACACCACCCTCTACGGGGCGAGCCAATGGATGGAGCAGGGCGCCGGTCTTTCGCCGTTCACGGTCGGGCTGATCCTGCTCCCGCTGTCGGCGGCGAGCATCGTACTGGCGCGCATCAACTCGAACAAAGGATGGATCCGCTACCCGCTCATCGCCGGCGCAGGCACCCTCGTGCTGACCGGGGCGGCGATCCTGCTCCTTCACAGCGGCTCGAACGTCCTGGTGATCGGCCTGGTCGGCACGACCCTGCTGCTGGGGGTGACCAACGGCTTCTCCGGTTTCGCCAACCAGGCGACCCTCTACCTCCAGGCGCCGGCAGAAGACATCGCGGTCGCCGCCGGCCTGTACCGCACGTTCGCCTATGTCGGAGCCATCTTCTCCGCCAGCCTCATCGGCATCGTCTTCGGCCCCCGGATCACAGACGACGGATTCCACCGCCTCGGCTGGGTGATCATCGGAATCGGCGTCGTCTCCCTGCTACTCACCGTGCTCGACCGACGCATCCCCGTTCTCGCCCATCCGGACGAGCCCGCCCCCTGA
- a CDS encoding MarR family winged helix-turn-helix transcriptional regulator translates to MSGTASDPTPSDDVRAVSADVRAAVAGIYRRFRSERAQGELGDAAIGVLAQLRKNGPQSLKALSDRAHVTPGSMSQTVNRLTADGYAIRVPDPTDGRRVLFEPTPKGAEIEAAVQARSISWLDSEIERLAVPELAVLRQATALLKKISES, encoded by the coding sequence ATGAGCGGAACCGCAAGCGACCCGACACCGTCCGACGATGTGCGGGCTGTCAGCGCCGACGTACGGGCGGCGGTGGCCGGGATCTATCGCAGATTCCGCTCGGAGCGCGCGCAGGGGGAGCTTGGGGATGCGGCGATCGGCGTGCTGGCCCAGCTGCGGAAGAACGGACCGCAGAGTCTCAAAGCGCTCAGCGACCGAGCGCATGTGACCCCCGGCTCGATGAGCCAGACCGTGAACCGCCTCACCGCTGACGGCTACGCGATCCGTGTCCCCGATCCGACGGACGGCCGCAGAGTGCTTTTCGAGCCGACGCCGAAGGGGGCGGAGATCGAGGCGGCCGTTCAAGCTCGGAGCATCTCCTGGCTCGATTCGGAGATCGAGCGCCTTGCGGTGCCCGAACTCGCAGTGCTCCGCCAGGCGACGGCGCTCCTGAAGAAGATCTCCGAAAGCTGA
- a CDS encoding heavy metal translocating P-type ATPase, translating to MTRVFAAVRRYPIVALTLAIIVLGAVLALSGAGWLVQWIFSGYAVIIAVWQAVGMVRALLRREFGLDILAVTAIVATVLVGEFVASIVVVLMLTGGEALEDYANRRAKRELDALLTRSPQLAHRADGQGFADVPVDDVLVGDVLLVRPAEIVPVDGILLSPETSLDQSSITGESIPVEKREGDTVLSGAVNGSVAVEIRATAAAGASQYQQIVALVAQASESKAPVVRLADRFAVPFTVFSLMIGAVAWWVSGDAVRFAEVLVLATPCPLLIAAPVAFIGGMSRAARDGIIVKGGGVLEQLSSAKTVVFDKTGTLTTGTPSLTEVRAEPPFTADDLLASVASAEQYSSHVLAASMISAAQARGLDLHPADSASEEATNGVVAQIAGREVVVGKFAFVASHAPDARRTTIGPGELAVYVAIDGAFAGAVLAADRLRDNAASTLERLHRLGVTEAMILTGDAQETAEHIAAELGVSRVRAECLPADKVAEVSAIRARPVIMVGDGVNDAPVLAAADVGVAMGAKGATAASESADAVILVDDISRTADAVQIGRDTVRIALQSIWLGIAISAALMVVAAFGVIPATAGALLQEVVDLATILAALRALGGRRGR from the coding sequence ATGACCCGAGTGTTCGCCGCGGTGAGACGGTACCCCATCGTGGCGCTCACCCTCGCGATCATCGTGCTCGGCGCTGTGCTCGCCCTCAGCGGCGCCGGCTGGCTCGTGCAGTGGATCTTCAGCGGATACGCCGTCATCATCGCGGTCTGGCAGGCGGTCGGGATGGTGCGGGCTCTGCTGCGCCGCGAGTTCGGCCTCGACATCCTGGCCGTGACCGCGATCGTGGCAACCGTGCTCGTGGGCGAGTTCGTCGCATCCATCGTCGTCGTGCTGATGCTCACCGGAGGCGAGGCGCTCGAGGACTACGCCAACCGGCGGGCCAAACGAGAACTGGATGCACTGCTCACGCGTTCCCCGCAGCTCGCGCACCGCGCCGACGGCCAGGGGTTCGCCGACGTTCCGGTCGACGACGTGCTCGTGGGCGATGTGCTGCTGGTGCGCCCGGCGGAAATCGTGCCGGTGGACGGAATCCTGCTCTCGCCCGAGACGTCGCTCGACCAGTCGTCGATCACCGGCGAGAGCATCCCGGTCGAGAAACGGGAGGGCGATACGGTGTTGAGCGGCGCGGTGAACGGCTCCGTGGCCGTGGAGATCCGCGCGACGGCCGCCGCTGGGGCCAGCCAGTACCAGCAGATCGTCGCCCTCGTCGCCCAGGCGTCCGAGAGCAAGGCCCCGGTTGTCCGCTTGGCCGACCGCTTCGCGGTGCCGTTCACCGTCTTCTCCCTCATGATCGGTGCCGTGGCCTGGTGGGTCAGCGGCGATGCGGTGCGGTTCGCGGAGGTGCTCGTTCTGGCCACGCCCTGCCCCCTGCTGATCGCCGCGCCCGTCGCCTTCATCGGCGGGATGAGCAGGGCCGCCCGCGACGGGATCATCGTCAAGGGTGGCGGGGTGCTCGAGCAACTCTCCTCGGCGAAGACCGTCGTCTTCGACAAGACGGGCACCCTCACCACGGGCACCCCGTCGCTCACCGAGGTGCGGGCGGAACCGCCGTTCACCGCCGACGACCTGCTCGCCTCCGTCGCGAGCGCCGAACAATACTCGTCTCATGTGCTCGCGGCGTCGATGATCTCGGCGGCGCAGGCGAGGGGGCTCGACCTGCACCCTGCCGACTCGGCGAGTGAGGAGGCCACGAACGGCGTCGTCGCGCAGATCGCGGGACGTGAGGTGGTGGTGGGGAAGTTCGCTTTCGTGGCCTCGCACGCCCCGGACGCTCGACGCACCACCATCGGCCCCGGCGAGCTGGCGGTCTACGTCGCCATCGACGGCGCGTTCGCGGGCGCGGTGCTCGCCGCCGATCGGCTGCGGGACAACGCCGCGAGCACCCTGGAACGCTTGCACCGGCTCGGCGTGACCGAGGCGATGATCCTCACCGGGGATGCGCAGGAGACGGCTGAGCACATCGCCGCCGAACTCGGTGTGAGCCGGGTGCGTGCCGAGTGCCTTCCCGCCGACAAGGTCGCTGAGGTCTCGGCCATCCGCGCCCGGCCGGTGATCATGGTGGGCGACGGCGTGAACGACGCCCCGGTGCTCGCCGCTGCCGACGTCGGAGTGGCGATGGGGGCGAAAGGGGCGACCGCCGCGAGCGAGTCGGCCGACGCCGTGATCCTGGTCGACGACATCTCGCGCACGGCGGATGCCGTGCAGATCGGAAGGGACACCGTGCGCATCGCCCTGCAGAGCATCTGGCTCGGGATCGCGATCTCGGCCGCGCTGATGGTCGTCGCCGCGTTCGGGGTGATCCCGGCCACAGCCGGTGCGCTCCTCCAAGAGGTGGTCGACCTCGCCACCATCCTCGCCGCCCTCCGCGCCCTGGGCGGGCGCCGGGGGCGCTGA
- a CDS encoding alcohol dehydrogenase catalytic domain-containing protein, which produces MSTSTALTFDRFGDIGALTLSTVADGPLTKNQVRIAVTVAGLNPVDWQIVESPALADAFGISLPSGFGNDFAGVVADVGSAVTRWSVGDRVFGGARGAAVATSVVLEQDHRSLHATPDGVSELSAGVLDIAGRTASAVFDALAVRPGDVVLVGGAAGGVGSILVPLLVRAGATVVGTGSASSFDDLRWLGAAPAQYGPGLDEAVRALAPGGVDAAADLHSTETAHSALRLGVAPRRIVTIEADDPPSGVRAVNGSDARPDALRELTDLIASGALAIPIAATYPLAEAPAAVAFQRRRHAHGKVAIEIGRGSATTP; this is translated from the coding sequence GTGAGCACCTCGACCGCACTGACATTCGACCGGTTCGGCGACATCGGCGCCCTGACCCTCAGCACCGTCGCGGACGGCCCGCTGACGAAGAACCAGGTGCGCATCGCGGTCACCGTCGCCGGGCTCAACCCCGTCGATTGGCAGATCGTGGAATCGCCCGCACTCGCGGACGCGTTCGGAATCTCACTCCCCTCCGGCTTCGGCAACGACTTCGCCGGCGTCGTCGCCGACGTCGGGAGCGCCGTCACGCGGTGGAGCGTCGGAGACCGCGTGTTCGGCGGCGCCCGCGGTGCGGCCGTTGCCACCTCGGTAGTGCTCGAACAGGATCATCGCAGCCTGCACGCGACACCCGACGGGGTATCCGAGCTGAGTGCCGGCGTGCTCGACATCGCCGGCCGCACCGCGTCGGCCGTCTTCGACGCCCTCGCCGTGCGACCGGGTGACGTCGTCCTGGTCGGCGGGGCGGCCGGCGGGGTCGGGTCGATCCTGGTGCCGCTCCTCGTTCGTGCCGGCGCGACCGTCGTCGGAACAGGCTCGGCGTCGTCCTTCGACGACCTCCGGTGGCTCGGTGCCGCCCCCGCGCAATACGGTCCCGGCCTCGACGAAGCCGTGCGCGCGCTGGCTCCGGGGGGAGTCGACGCGGCGGCCGATCTGCACAGCACCGAGACCGCCCACAGCGCGCTGAGGCTCGGCGTCGCCCCTCGCCGGATCGTCACGATCGAGGCGGACGACCCGCCGAGCGGAGTCCGGGCGGTCAACGGCTCGGACGCGCGGCCGGACGCCCTCCGAGAGCTCACCGACCTGATCGCGTCCGGCGCATTGGCCATCCCCATCGCCGCGACGTACCCCCTCGCTGAAGCCCCGGCCGCGGTCGCCTTCCAGCGCCGTCGACACGCGCACGGCAAAGTGGCGATCGAGATCGGCCGCGGGAGTGCAACCACACCCTGA
- a CDS encoding carboxylesterase/lipase family protein, with amino-acid sequence MPYTIVPTDSGLLRGMDSAAVVSLLGVPYGATTGGANRFRAPQPVEPWSGVRDALAFGPSAPQVDTRTHAAANGPRMLSLLYPRGGWPVEGGTIDEDCLRLNIWAPSARQDDALPVLVWLHGGGFTHGSGNEMVFNGDELARFGDLVVVSVTHRLGITGFLDLRDEGFPDSANAGMLDIVAALDWVRRNIASVGGDPANVTVCGQSGGSAKVGTLQAIPAARGLFARSIMMSGPFAILPPQEHSAQTRRRALAALGEPAIGELQSIPLERLLDAQAGMLGFGVTRFGATPVEQLLGFGPSLDEVHAPRQPFHREDGTAELVGDQLMIGWTAHEAGLLLVDEPEYTTRMTRDQVARLIEEDEPGQGAAAYDALAAEFPAEPPHLLWSRRISARVMRDPAVEIADAVAPTAGNVWVYQFDQTTEVLDGLLGSCHSLELAYVFGTVDRIPLTGRDPARVETSRRMMGAWSAFARSGNPADGEDGWHPWTREDRDVHHFGRPLGAGVSPAAADFGAPVKSIPA; translated from the coding sequence ATGCCGTACACCATCGTCCCCACCGACTCCGGGCTGCTCAGGGGAATGGACTCCGCCGCGGTCGTGAGCCTTCTCGGCGTCCCGTACGGCGCGACCACCGGCGGCGCCAACCGCTTCCGCGCCCCGCAGCCGGTCGAGCCGTGGAGCGGGGTCCGCGACGCCCTCGCCTTCGGGCCGAGCGCCCCGCAGGTCGACACCCGCACGCACGCGGCCGCGAACGGGCCCCGGATGCTCTCCCTGCTCTACCCCCGCGGCGGATGGCCGGTCGAGGGGGGCACGATCGACGAAGACTGTCTGCGGCTGAACATCTGGGCGCCGTCCGCACGCCAGGACGACGCACTGCCGGTGCTCGTCTGGCTGCACGGCGGCGGGTTCACCCACGGCTCCGGCAACGAGATGGTGTTCAACGGCGACGAGCTCGCCCGGTTCGGCGACCTGGTCGTCGTGAGTGTCACCCACCGGCTCGGGATCACCGGTTTCCTCGACCTGCGGGACGAAGGCTTCCCGGACTCCGCCAACGCCGGCATGCTCGACATCGTCGCGGCGCTCGACTGGGTTCGTCGCAACATCGCGTCGGTGGGCGGTGACCCGGCGAATGTGACCGTTTGCGGGCAGTCGGGCGGCAGCGCGAAAGTCGGAACATTGCAAGCGATTCCCGCAGCGCGGGGGCTCTTCGCCCGCTCGATCATGATGAGCGGCCCGTTCGCGATCCTCCCACCGCAGGAGCACTCGGCCCAGACCCGGCGCCGAGCCCTCGCCGCACTCGGCGAGCCCGCGATCGGGGAGCTGCAGAGCATCCCACTGGAGCGTCTGCTCGACGCTCAGGCCGGGATGCTCGGGTTCGGCGTCACCCGCTTCGGTGCCACACCCGTCGAGCAGCTGCTGGGGTTCGGGCCGTCGCTCGACGAGGTGCACGCCCCGCGGCAGCCTTTCCATCGAGAGGACGGCACCGCCGAGCTCGTCGGAGACCAGCTCATGATCGGGTGGACCGCGCATGAGGCCGGCCTGCTCCTGGTGGACGAGCCGGAGTACACGACACGGATGACCCGCGATCAGGTCGCCCGCCTGATCGAGGAGGATGAGCCCGGTCAGGGTGCCGCCGCCTACGACGCCCTCGCCGCCGAGTTCCCGGCCGAGCCGCCGCACCTCCTCTGGTCCCGCCGGATCAGCGCGCGGGTCATGCGCGACCCCGCCGTCGAGATCGCGGACGCCGTCGCACCGACCGCAGGCAACGTCTGGGTCTACCAATTCGACCAGACGACCGAGGTGCTCGACGGACTGCTCGGATCCTGCCACAGCCTCGAGCTGGCCTATGTGTTCGGCACGGTTGACCGCATCCCGCTCACCGGTCGTGACCCCGCCCGCGTCGAGACCTCGCGGCGGATGATGGGCGCCTGGTCGGCCTTCGCACGGTCGGGGAACCCTGCCGACGGCGAGGACGGCTGGCACCCCTGGACGCGGGAGGATCGCGACGTCCACCATTTCGGCCGACCTCTGGGAGCGGGTGTCTCACCTGCCGCCGCCGACTTCGGCGCGCCCGTGAAGAGCATCCCGGCCTGA
- a CDS encoding MFS transporter: protein MSDTIQPVPAPIQTSDSAAPPPGKIAGGARFLSTFFLANAGMYAIFQGMQQIVLPTQIAAIDEGGKVGAYGLLASIGALAAAIGNPVFGALSDRTRSRFGRRTPWLLIAAIVAALLLALLGGMTDLFWLGAAYIGVMLTMSAFQAVITAVMPDRVPEARRGMVSSIAGVAVTVGVIYGLNVAPFFVDRPVIAYLVIAALLLVGTLLLVFLTPDPTASRAAEAAPVARERQSLRHFFSGLADHDFAWAFWARVAIMVGYWTISTYQLYTLTDYIGVKNLPGGNIAAAVALLGTINMAASFVTTIVSGPLSDKLRRRKIFVIIASFGVAAGALIPVFVPSFAGMIAYSIVAGLFFGIYSAVDQAIMTLVVPHAENNGRDLGLLNVATTGPQIASPFIAALIITALGGYPPLFIFAAVAAALSAFFIIPIRKVR from the coding sequence GTGTCCGATACTATCCAGCCCGTTCCCGCGCCCATCCAGACAAGCGATTCCGCCGCCCCTCCGCCCGGAAAGATCGCCGGCGGCGCACGCTTCCTCAGCACCTTCTTTCTCGCCAACGCCGGCATGTACGCGATCTTCCAAGGCATGCAGCAGATCGTGCTCCCCACCCAGATCGCGGCCATCGACGAAGGCGGCAAGGTCGGCGCCTACGGCCTGCTCGCCTCGATCGGCGCCCTGGCCGCGGCGATCGGCAACCCGGTCTTCGGGGCCCTCTCGGATCGGACGCGCAGCCGGTTCGGCCGGCGGACCCCGTGGCTCCTGATCGCAGCGATCGTCGCCGCACTCCTGCTCGCCCTGCTCGGCGGGATGACCGATCTGTTCTGGCTCGGCGCCGCCTACATCGGGGTCATGCTCACGATGAGCGCGTTCCAGGCCGTGATCACTGCCGTCATGCCCGACCGCGTGCCCGAAGCCCGTCGGGGTATGGTGTCGTCGATCGCCGGCGTCGCCGTCACCGTCGGCGTGATCTACGGCCTCAATGTCGCACCGTTCTTCGTCGACCGCCCCGTCATCGCCTACCTGGTGATCGCCGCCCTTCTTCTCGTCGGCACCCTCCTCCTGGTCTTCCTCACGCCCGACCCGACGGCGAGCCGAGCAGCGGAAGCCGCCCCGGTCGCCCGCGAACGCCAATCGCTCCGGCACTTCTTCTCCGGGCTCGCCGACCACGACTTCGCCTGGGCCTTCTGGGCACGCGTGGCCATCATGGTCGGCTACTGGACCATCTCGACGTACCAGCTCTACACGTTGACCGACTACATCGGCGTCAAGAACCTGCCCGGCGGCAACATCGCGGCCGCCGTCGCGCTCCTCGGAACGATCAACATGGCGGCGAGCTTCGTGACGACGATCGTCTCGGGGCCGCTCTCCGACAAGCTTCGGCGCCGGAAGATCTTCGTGATCATCGCTTCGTTCGGGGTGGCGGCCGGGGCGCTCATCCCCGTGTTCGTCCCGAGCTTCGCGGGCATGATCGCGTACTCGATCGTCGCCGGCCTGTTCTTCGGCATCTACAGCGCGGTGGACCAGGCCATCATGACCCTCGTCGTGCCGCACGCCGAGAACAACGGGCGCGACCTGGGCCTGCTCAACGTGGCGACAACGGGGCCGCAGATCGCCTCGCCGTTCATCGCGGCGCTCATCATCACCGCGCTCGGCGGGTACCCGCCACTGTTCATCTTCGCCGCCGTCGCCGCCGCGCTCTCCGCGTTCTTCATCATCCCCATCCGAAAGGTCCGCTGA
- a CDS encoding ROK family transcriptional regulator, with the protein MGDSATGELAGMRRRNLQRIVEAVRETPGLSQSDLAASTGLAVGAVSSLVNALIDAGVVSEESARSGRGRPRRLLRLDDRYADLVGVRITRGGIDARSATLSGRTLVGIRRPAIGPWSIADAAATMLELVTRVTEGLRRPGAHPSIVISFPGVSADGLLSTSEFDWIDEQEAELLEPLRAAGFAQIVIRNDGGLATLGEWRVGAARGHDNAIVILLGRGLGGSAVVDGHLLRGHGSPLGFGHVPIDPAGPICVCGQRGCLEVFASLQSFAALLGESERFSAMASIDYAVELDRRAADGDAVVLEILASARRRLREFGELVAALFLPEVVVLSGQSAAVVPWLLSDSVGMAAVPMVRGVLDADAALVGAVLAAQELWMEDPISFGG; encoded by the coding sequence GTGGGCGACTCGGCGACCGGCGAACTCGCGGGGATGCGGCGACGCAACCTCCAACGGATCGTCGAGGCGGTGCGCGAGACGCCGGGCCTCTCTCAGAGCGACCTCGCAGCGTCGACCGGTCTCGCCGTCGGGGCGGTGAGCTCGCTCGTGAACGCGCTGATCGACGCCGGTGTCGTCTCGGAGGAGTCCGCGCGCTCCGGCCGAGGCCGACCCCGGCGGCTTCTCCGGCTCGACGATCGCTATGCCGATCTGGTCGGGGTGCGGATCACCCGCGGCGGAATCGACGCGCGCTCAGCGACGCTCTCGGGCCGAACCCTGGTCGGCATCCGGCGGCCGGCCATCGGCCCGTGGTCGATCGCCGACGCGGCCGCGACCATGCTGGAGCTGGTGACACGGGTCACGGAGGGGCTGCGTCGCCCGGGAGCTCACCCGTCCATCGTCATCTCGTTCCCGGGCGTGAGTGCGGATGGCCTCCTGAGCACCTCCGAGTTCGATTGGATCGACGAGCAGGAGGCCGAACTCCTGGAGCCGTTGCGCGCGGCCGGGTTCGCCCAGATCGTGATCCGCAATGACGGCGGTCTCGCCACCTTGGGGGAGTGGCGGGTCGGTGCGGCGCGGGGTCACGACAACGCGATCGTGATCCTGCTCGGGCGCGGGCTGGGCGGGAGCGCGGTGGTCGACGGTCATCTTCTGCGCGGGCACGGCAGCCCGCTGGGGTTCGGCCACGTGCCGATCGATCCGGCCGGTCCGATCTGCGTGTGCGGGCAGCGAGGGTGTCTCGAAGTCTTCGCGTCGTTGCAATCGTTCGCTGCTCTGCTCGGCGAATCCGAGCGGTTCTCCGCGATGGCCTCGATCGACTACGCCGTCGAGCTCGACCGACGGGCCGCCGACGGGGACGCCGTGGTCCTCGAGATCCTGGCCTCGGCGAGGCGCCGGCTCAGGGAGTTCGGCGAATTGGTCGCCGCCCTGTTCCTGCCCGAAGTCGTCGTCCTCAGTGGGCAGTCGGCGGCCGTGGTCCCCTGGCTGCTGAGCGACTCGGTGGGCATGGCGGCCGTTCCGATGGTCCGCGGCGTCCTCGATGCCGACGCCGCCCTGGTCGGCGCAGTGCTGGCGGCGCAGGAACTGTGGATGGAGGATCCGATCTCCTTCGGCGGGTGA
- a CDS encoding helix-turn-helix domain-containing protein, which translates to MRPVHPTPSELPIRVGARLRASRRAQGLTIEQVATATHLTKGFLSRVERDETSPSVATLVTLCQVLSLPIGSLFEEAETDVIRLDDAPLINLGGRGAVERLVTPRGQSRVQVLRSTLEPGADGGNDLYTINCDVEVLHIISGSLIVLFSTRTVELTSGETLTFAGREPHNWRNPGDRPAEVLWTIVPAAWSGSS; encoded by the coding sequence ATGCGACCCGTCCATCCCACGCCATCCGAGCTGCCGATCCGGGTCGGGGCACGACTGAGGGCCAGCAGGCGCGCCCAGGGCCTGACCATCGAGCAGGTCGCGACGGCGACCCACCTGACCAAAGGGTTCCTCAGCCGGGTCGAGCGCGATGAGACCTCGCCGAGCGTCGCGACCCTCGTGACCCTCTGCCAGGTGCTCTCCCTGCCGATCGGATCCCTCTTCGAAGAGGCGGAGACCGACGTCATCCGCCTCGACGATGCCCCTCTCATCAATCTGGGCGGCCGCGGTGCGGTCGAGCGCCTCGTCACACCACGAGGGCAGTCGCGGGTGCAGGTGCTGCGATCCACCCTCGAACCCGGTGCTGACGGAGGCAACGACCTCTACACGATCAACTGCGATGTCGAGGTGCTCCATATCATCAGCGGCTCGCTCATCGTGCTCTTCTCGACGCGAACCGTCGAGCTGACGTCGGGCGAGACGCTCACATTCGCCGGCCGCGAGCCGCACAATTGGCGCAACCCGGGCGACCGCCCGGCCGAGGTGCTGTGGACGATCGTCCCGGCCGCCTGGAGCGGCTCGTCGTAG
- a CDS encoding purine-cytosine permease family protein — protein MSIAEEASDRESLIEQHSIDYIPQAERHGKVWHQGPFWFTGNFVLPTLVTGFVGPAMGLNVGFSILAIVLGAGFGTFFMAFHANQGPRMGLPQMIQSRAQFGSRGAIVPFAATVFVYVGFLVFDTILATQGLQLVLPGGKLLWYPILIAVSIVIAVVGHDLLHFVQRWLTYILVVVFVIVTVVAIVHFSTTAVPHGAAAATAGWNPTAFLVQISLAAGYNISYAVYVSDYTRYLPANASAPKLITSVYVGAAFSAIWLMSLGSLLASFIPNADPITAIRQIGDLLFPGFGVFAVLVSVLALISIMGVNAYGAMLTGTSAVDGFKAVRPTVRLRVVGLVIVGVVCLILALVIPDDYLASFNNFVLLMLYFLVPWTAVNLVDFYFVRRGKYAISEILKPNGLYGRWAWRGMVAYVVGFVAMIPFFSTSFYVGPVAEALGGADFSFVVGLVVSGGLYLLFSRNIDLSAELEARRLGAIELEGTAVETEPADR, from the coding sequence ATGTCTATCGCTGAGGAGGCCTCCGATCGGGAGAGCCTGATCGAGCAGCACTCGATCGACTACATTCCGCAAGCAGAACGCCACGGAAAGGTCTGGCACCAGGGTCCGTTCTGGTTCACCGGCAACTTCGTGCTGCCGACCTTGGTGACGGGCTTCGTCGGCCCCGCCATGGGGCTCAACGTCGGGTTCAGCATCCTGGCCATCGTTCTCGGCGCCGGCTTCGGCACCTTCTTCATGGCCTTCCACGCGAACCAGGGCCCGCGCATGGGGCTGCCGCAGATGATCCAGTCGCGCGCGCAGTTCGGCAGCCGCGGCGCGATCGTCCCGTTCGCGGCGACGGTCTTCGTCTACGTCGGGTTCCTCGTCTTCGACACGATCCTCGCCACCCAGGGGCTCCAATTGGTGCTCCCCGGCGGCAAGCTCCTCTGGTATCCGATCCTGATCGCGGTCTCGATCGTGATCGCCGTGGTCGGCCACGATCTGCTGCATTTCGTGCAGCGCTGGCTGACCTACATCCTCGTCGTCGTCTTCGTCATCGTCACCGTGGTCGCGATCGTGCACTTCAGCACGACCGCCGTTCCGCACGGCGCCGCTGCCGCGACGGCCGGTTGGAACCCCACGGCCTTCCTCGTGCAGATCTCGCTCGCCGCCGGCTACAACATCAGCTACGCGGTCTACGTCTCCGACTACACGCGGTACCTCCCGGCGAACGCCTCGGCACCGAAACTGATCACATCCGTCTACGTCGGAGCGGCGTTCTCGGCCATCTGGCTCATGTCTCTGGGCTCGCTGCTCGCCAGCTTCATCCCGAACGCCGACCCGATCACCGCCATCCGCCAGATCGGGGATCTCCTGTTCCCCGGCTTCGGGGTGTTCGCTGTTCTCGTCTCGGTGCTGGCGCTCATCTCGATCATGGGGGTGAACGCCTACGGTGCGATGCTGACCGGCACGAGCGCGGTCGACGGGTTCAAAGCGGTCAGGCCGACGGTGCGACTGCGGGTCGTCGGACTCGTGATCGTCGGCGTCGTCTGCTTGATCCTCGCGCTGGTGATCCCCGACGACTACCTCGCCAGCTTCAACAACTTCGTGCTCCTCATGCTGTACTTCCTGGTGCCGTGGACGGCCGTGAACCTCGTCGACTTCTACTTCGTGCGCCGCGGGAAGTACGCGATCTCGGAGATCCTGAAGCCGAACGGCCTGTACGGGCGGTGGGCTTGGCGTGGCATGGTGGCTTATGTGGTCGGTTTCGTCGCGATGATCCCGTTCTTCTCGACCAGCTTCTATGTCGGCCCGGTCGCGGAGGCGCTCGGCGGCGCGGACTTCTCGTTCGTCGTCGGGCTCGTCGTCTCCGGCGGCCTGTACCTCCTGTTCAGCCGGAACATCGACCTGAGCGCCGAGCTCGAGGCGCGCCGTCTCGGTGCGATCGAACTCGAGGGCACCGCGGTCGAGACGGAGCCGGCCGACCGATGA